Within the Gracilinema caldarium DSM 7334 genome, the region AAGGCTCAATGAAGCGTTGCGTGCTGAAAAAGAAGCTCTAGAACAACTTACTAAAAAGGTGAGCCGTCTTGCAAATCATGATGGTTTAACGGGATTGCCGAATCGGCTTCTCTTGGGGGAATTACTTGATAAGGCAATACTCCGTGCAGCACGGCATGAAACTATGGTGGCTGTTTTTTTTCTCGATTTAGATAACTTTAAACCAATCAATGATCGCTTCGGTCATCATACAGGTGATTTAGTGCTTATTGAAGTAGCCCATCGATTCAAAAATGCCCTCAGGGCTATGGATGTTATTGCCCGAGTCGGGGGAGATGAATTTGTAGCTCTACTGACAGATTTGCAGGATTTTGAATCTTCAATTGTTGTAGCAGAAAAATTATTAAATACCCTTAACGATCCCATCTATATTGAAAATATGCCCTGTAATTTAGGGGTATCCATAGGGATAGCTCTTTTCCCTAAGGATGGAAAACAAGGTGACGATCTTCTTCGGAAAGCAGATGAAGCAATGTATGAGATTAAGCGAAAAAATAAAAATGGGTACGCTTTTTATCAGAAAAAATAAAAGCCGGGACAGAAGCATTCTCCCGTCCCCGCCATAGATACTAGATGTTTTAAAACTAGATGTTTTAAAACACAGGCTCTGAGAAAGAACTTATTTTTTTAATACCGAGACGACCCGTTCAAGTACCTTCTTACGGTCCAATGGTTTTACAATATAGCTTTTTGCACCCAGAAGTAACGATTTTTTTACCACATCTTCCTTTCCAAGGGCACTGACCATAATAACTACGGCGTTTTTATCAAATTCAAGTATTTTTTCAAGGGCCGATACACCATCCATGACCGGCATAGTAATATCCATGGTCACCAAATCTATATTAGGATAAAGCTCTTTGTATTTCTCTATTCCCTGTAAGCCATCGGTAACAGCAGCAACAACTTCAAAACCCTCAGAGGTTAAGATTTGCCCCAATTGTTTTGCAATAAACATTGAATCGTCTATAATAAGTACCCGATAGGGTGTTCCATCTGGCTTTATACCATCCGGTTCCTTCTCATTGATACTGGGCATATCGCTTTTGGCAATCATGCGGTATCCTCCTAATTAAGTTATAACCTAACTTACAATTTAATTCAAGGGAAAAGCCGGGAATCATAATTTTAAAAAGAATTAGCATGAAACATGCCGATAAGTATGTTATGCAAGGCAAAGCCGTTAAATTATTGCTAATACTCGTTATAAACGTTCCTCTTGTTGCACTTGATTTATTAGTTTCCCCAAATGATGTACGTATTGAACAAAGGGTTGATGGAGGTTACCATCTCTTTATCCGAAAAAAGCCTGATATCGCCTCGGTGTTGCTTGCTGAATCCACCAGGGATCCGACGTTGAAGGCTGATAACTATGCCTATCGAGCACCGGAATGGAATCCTATAAATGGTGATGAAATCCGTTATCTTGATGGCAAACCTATCCCAAAGGAAAGCAACATCTGGTCCCTCATCGATTCCACTCCCGAACCAGACCTTGAGTTTGGCCAAGCATTCCATATTTATATCCCTTATATTCTCAATTATGGATATAGCTGGACTCGGCATGGAGAAATCTATGTGGTCGATGGTACCTACCTGAATATCCGGGCCTTTGAAAAACCCTATGCAGACTATCAAGGCGCCTATAAAGACAATCCTTTCGTGCTTCGAGTAGTACAGAAACCCCTCGAAGGTCCTCCGGATGGGAACTTTATGAAGGATACAATAGCATCCTTTGCCGAAATTGCCGCAGCAGGGAAGGGTGAACTGGTCTATTCCACCGGTGTGGATGATATAGTTCCTAAAATGAAAAAGATTCTTGAGACCGTACAGGGTAAATCGGTCGATCTTGTGGTTGCTCTGGATACGACCGACAGTATGCGGGATGATATCGATTCAGTACGAGCTATGCTTATCCCCATGCTTCAGGAGATTATTAAGAACTATTCTTTTTTTAGAATTGGCATGGTACTATACAAGGATTATTTCGAAGAATATCTGAATAAGGTAATTCCTTTTACGAGCGATTTTACCAGTTTTCAGCGAACCTTGAATGCCATACGAGTTGGCGGCGGCAGAGATATTCCCGAAGCGGTCTATGAGGCCCTTTATGTGGCATGTACCAAATTCCCCTGGATGGCAGAAGAAAAACTCATCATATTGATAGGCGACGCCCCGCCTCATCCACGGCCTCGGGGAGATATAACCAAAGAAATGGTCGAAAAAGCAGCAGCCGAAAGGAATCTTAAAATTAACGTTATGATATTGCCACAGTAAAAAGATTATAACAGGGAATTGAAATATACACTTTCGGCTTTTTCAATTCCCATATAGTATTTATTTCCGCTCCAGTTCCATCTTAGCGAGAACCTTTTCTGAAAGAATTTTATACTGGGTTGGGAGAAACTCTGCATCCACTGCTTCATACCGTTTAAGAAGCGCAGAAAAGCCAGCTTTTGCTTCGGCATATTTTTTCTGCTTGTATTTTATAAAGGCAATTTCGTATTCAGCGGTACAGATCATTTCAATATTGTCAGAATAACGGTCTAAAATTGCCTGGTAGTATTGAATCGCTACTTCGTATTGGTTTTTATCGGTTGCATCCTGGGCACGCTGTACCAGTTCCATAGGAGTGAGATCTTCAGGAATTACGACTGGTGTTGATGTACAGGAAAGAAACGATCCTGCAATTATGATAAGAACAACGATAAATAAAGTAAAGGTGTTTTCACGCATACCTTAGGATATACCATGCTTTAAAAGGAATGACAAGAACAGTGTTCTGCTTTCTAGGGACCCTTAAAAAAGGCCGGTTACCAGGGGATCCCTCGATAACCAGCCCATCATTTAACGAACGTATAGCTCATCCCTGACCGGGAGGGTTTTCTTTAATTCCCGCATGAATTCCCGGGGGTCGCCCATTTCCTCGTAGGCATCGCAGTAGCTTAAGCTGCGCCGGGATACGGTACAATATTTATATATCTTCTCTTCACCCAGCTTTTTGCGCCATTTCCCCGCATCACAGCGTACCCGTAAAAAGTACCGTTCGTCCCCATCGGGACTGGAAGGTACCACCTTGCAGTGAATGCAGTTGGCACAGTAAATCTTGCCGCTCAGAGCCGCGTCATCGTCAAAGTCCACACCGTGAGGTTCAACTTCAACTTCCGATTCAATGGTGTCCAGC harbors:
- a CDS encoding vWA domain-containing protein — encoded protein: MKHADKYVMQGKAVKLLLILVINVPLVALDLLVSPNDVRIEQRVDGGYHLFIRKKPDIASVLLAESTRDPTLKADNYAYRAPEWNPINGDEIRYLDGKPIPKESNIWSLIDSTPEPDLEFGQAFHIYIPYILNYGYSWTRHGEIYVVDGTYLNIRAFEKPYADYQGAYKDNPFVLRVVQKPLEGPPDGNFMKDTIASFAEIAAAGKGELVYSTGVDDIVPKMKKILETVQGKSVDLVVALDTTDSMRDDIDSVRAMLIPMLQEIIKNYSFFRIGMVLYKDYFEEYLNKVIPFTSDFTSFQRTLNAIRVGGGRDIPEAVYEALYVACTKFPWMAEEKLIILIGDAPPHPRPRGDITKEMVEKAAAERNLKINVMILPQ
- a CDS encoding response regulator; amino-acid sequence: MIAKSDMPSINEKEPDGIKPDGTPYRVLIIDDSMFIAKQLGQILTSEGFEVVAAVTDGLQGIEKYKELYPNIDLVTMDITMPVMDGVSALEKILEFDKNAVVIMVSALGKEDVVKKSLLLGAKSYIVKPLDRKKVLERVVSVLKK